A single Saccopteryx bilineata isolate mSacBil1 chromosome 11, mSacBil1_pri_phased_curated, whole genome shotgun sequence DNA region contains:
- the GPSM2 gene encoding G-protein-signaling modulator 2 isoform X1, whose protein sequence is MEENLISMREDHSFHVRYRMEASCLELALEGERLCKSGDCRAGVSFFEAAVQVGTEDLKTLSAIYSQLGNAYFYLHDYAKALEYHHHDLTLARTIGDQLGEAKASGNLGNTLKVLGNFDEAVVCCQRHLDISRELNDKVGEARALYNLGNVYHAKGKSFGCPGPQDAGDFPEEVRSALQAAVDFYEENLSLVTALGDRAAQGRAFGNLGNTHYLLGNFRDAVIAHEQRLLIAKEFGDKAAERRAYSNLGNAYIFLGEFEMASEYYKKTLLLARQLKDRAVEAQSCYSLGNTHTLLQDYEKAIDYHLKHLAIAQELNDRIGEGRACWSLGNAYTALGNHDQAMHFAEKHLEISREVGDLSGELTARLNLSDLQMVLGLSYNTNNSVMSENMEIDSSVHGARPKFGRRHSMENMELMKLTPEKVQNWNSEILATQKPLLAKPSAKLLFVNRLKGKKYKTSSSTKVLQDASNAIEHRAPSSQRKLSADTVGDEGFFDLLSRFQSSRMDDQRCCLQESREPAPSTAPSATPATPPSGALTAPSVPTVSPNTDEFLDLLASSQSRRLDDQRASFSNLPGLRLTQNNSQSVLGHLMTNDKEPDEDFFDILIKCQGSRLDDQRCAPPPAATKGPTVPDEDFFSLILRSQAKRMDEQRVLLQRDQNRDTDFGLKDCLQSNALLEFKN, encoded by the exons AATGGAAGCTTCCTGCCTAGAACTGGCTTTGGAAGGGGAACGCCTGTGTAAGTCAGGGGACTGCCGCGCTGGGGTGTCGTTCTTCGAGGCTGCGGTGCAAGTGGGGACCGAGGACCTGAAGACGCTCAGTGCCATTTACAGCCAGCTGGGCAACGCGTACTTCTACCTGCACGACTATGCCAAAGCCCTGGAGTACCACCACCATGACTTAACTCTCGCAAG GACTATTGGAGACCAGCTGGGAGAAGCCAAAGCCAGTGGTAACCTGGGCAACACCTTGAAAGTCCTCGGGAATTTTGATGAAGCCGTGGTTTGTTGTCAGCGACACCTCGATATTTCCAGAGAGCTTAATGACAAG GTGGGGGAAGCCAGAGCGCTGTACAACCTCGGGAACGTGTACCACGCCAAGGGGAAGAGCTTCGGCTGCCCGGGGCCCCAGGACGCGGGCGACTTCCCCGAGGAAGTGAGGAGCGCCCTGCAGGCGGCCGTGGATTTCTACGA GGAAAACCTGTCACTAGTGACTGCTTTGGGCGACCGAGCCGCCCAAGGACGTGCCTTTGGAAATCTGGGAAACACGCACTACCTCCTCGGCAACTTCCGGGACGCGGTGATCGCTCACGAGCAG CGTCTCCTTATAGCAAAAGAATTTGGGGATAAAGCAGCCGAGAGAAGAGCATACAGCAATCTGGgaaatgcatatatatttcttGGTGAATTCGAAATGGCTTCTGAATACTACAA AAAGACCCTGCTGCTGGCCCGGCAGCTTAAAGACAGGGCCGTGGAAGCACAGTCGTGCTACAGCCTCGGGAACACGCACACGTTACTGCAGGACTACGAGAAGGCCATCGACTACCACCTGAAGCACCTGGCCATCGCGCAGGAGCTGAACGACCG GATCGGGGAAGGAAGGGCGTGCTGGAGCCTAGGGAACGCGTACACGGCTCTCGGGAATCACGATCAAGCCATGCACTTTGCTGAAAAGCACTTGGAAATTTCCAGAGAG GTTGGGGACCTAAGTGGTGAGCTCACAGCGCGGCTGAATCTCTCAGACCTGCAgatggtccttggcttgagctACAACACCAACAACTCGGTCATGTcggaaaatatggaaattgacAGCAGCGTGCATG GTGCACGCCCCAAGTTTGGACGCCGACACAGTATGGAAAACATGGAACTTATGAAGTTAACACCTGAAAAG GTTCAGAACTGGAACAGCGAAATTCTGGCTACACAAAAACCTCTCCTTGCCAAACCTTCTGCAAAGCTCCTCTTTGTCAACAGACTGAAGGGGAAGAAATACAAAACCAGTTCCTCCACTAAGGTTCTCCAAGATGCCAGCAATGCCATTGAGCACCGAGCTCCGAGTTCTCAGAGG AAACTCAGCGCAGACACGGTCGGAGACGAAGGGTTTTTTGACCTCCTGAGCCGGTTCCAGAGCAGCCGGATGGACGACCAGCGCTGCTGCCTGCAGGAGAGCCGCGAGCCGGCCCCCAGCACGGCCCCCAGCGCTACCCCAGCCACGCCCCCGAGCGGGGCGCTGACAG CACCATCTGTCCCCACGGTGTCCCCCAACACGGATGAGTTCTTAGATCTCCTTGCCAGCTCGCAAAGCCGCCGGCTGGACGACCAGAGGGCCAGCTTCAGTAACCTCCCAGGCCTCCGTCTGACGCAGAACAACAGCCAGTCGGTCCTGGGCCACCTGATGACGAACGACAAGGAGCCTGATGAAGACTTCTTTGACATCCTCATCAAATGTCAA GGGTCCAGGTTAGATGACCAAAGATGTGCTCCACCACCTGCTGCCACAAAGGGACCAACGGTACCAGATGAGGACTTTTTTAGCCTTATTTTACGGTCTCAGGCGAAAAGGATGGACGAACAGCGAGTTCTTTTACAAAGAGATCAAAACAGAGAcactgactttgggctcaaggacTGTTTGCAAAGCAATGCTCTGctggaatttaaaaattaa
- the GPSM2 gene encoding G-protein-signaling modulator 2 isoform X2: MEASCLELALEGERLCKSGDCRAGVSFFEAAVQVGTEDLKTLSAIYSQLGNAYFYLHDYAKALEYHHHDLTLARTIGDQLGEAKASGNLGNTLKVLGNFDEAVVCCQRHLDISRELNDKVGEARALYNLGNVYHAKGKSFGCPGPQDAGDFPEEVRSALQAAVDFYEENLSLVTALGDRAAQGRAFGNLGNTHYLLGNFRDAVIAHEQRLLIAKEFGDKAAERRAYSNLGNAYIFLGEFEMASEYYKKTLLLARQLKDRAVEAQSCYSLGNTHTLLQDYEKAIDYHLKHLAIAQELNDRIGEGRACWSLGNAYTALGNHDQAMHFAEKHLEISREVGDLSGELTARLNLSDLQMVLGLSYNTNNSVMSENMEIDSSVHGARPKFGRRHSMENMELMKLTPEKVQNWNSEILATQKPLLAKPSAKLLFVNRLKGKKYKTSSSTKVLQDASNAIEHRAPSSQRKLSADTVGDEGFFDLLSRFQSSRMDDQRCCLQESREPAPSTAPSATPATPPSGALTAPSVPTVSPNTDEFLDLLASSQSRRLDDQRASFSNLPGLRLTQNNSQSVLGHLMTNDKEPDEDFFDILIKCQGSRLDDQRCAPPPAATKGPTVPDEDFFSLILRSQAKRMDEQRVLLQRDQNRDTDFGLKDCLQSNALLEFKN; encoded by the exons ATGGAAGCTTCCTGCCTAGAACTGGCTTTGGAAGGGGAACGCCTGTGTAAGTCAGGGGACTGCCGCGCTGGGGTGTCGTTCTTCGAGGCTGCGGTGCAAGTGGGGACCGAGGACCTGAAGACGCTCAGTGCCATTTACAGCCAGCTGGGCAACGCGTACTTCTACCTGCACGACTATGCCAAAGCCCTGGAGTACCACCACCATGACTTAACTCTCGCAAG GACTATTGGAGACCAGCTGGGAGAAGCCAAAGCCAGTGGTAACCTGGGCAACACCTTGAAAGTCCTCGGGAATTTTGATGAAGCCGTGGTTTGTTGTCAGCGACACCTCGATATTTCCAGAGAGCTTAATGACAAG GTGGGGGAAGCCAGAGCGCTGTACAACCTCGGGAACGTGTACCACGCCAAGGGGAAGAGCTTCGGCTGCCCGGGGCCCCAGGACGCGGGCGACTTCCCCGAGGAAGTGAGGAGCGCCCTGCAGGCGGCCGTGGATTTCTACGA GGAAAACCTGTCACTAGTGACTGCTTTGGGCGACCGAGCCGCCCAAGGACGTGCCTTTGGAAATCTGGGAAACACGCACTACCTCCTCGGCAACTTCCGGGACGCGGTGATCGCTCACGAGCAG CGTCTCCTTATAGCAAAAGAATTTGGGGATAAAGCAGCCGAGAGAAGAGCATACAGCAATCTGGgaaatgcatatatatttcttGGTGAATTCGAAATGGCTTCTGAATACTACAA AAAGACCCTGCTGCTGGCCCGGCAGCTTAAAGACAGGGCCGTGGAAGCACAGTCGTGCTACAGCCTCGGGAACACGCACACGTTACTGCAGGACTACGAGAAGGCCATCGACTACCACCTGAAGCACCTGGCCATCGCGCAGGAGCTGAACGACCG GATCGGGGAAGGAAGGGCGTGCTGGAGCCTAGGGAACGCGTACACGGCTCTCGGGAATCACGATCAAGCCATGCACTTTGCTGAAAAGCACTTGGAAATTTCCAGAGAG GTTGGGGACCTAAGTGGTGAGCTCACAGCGCGGCTGAATCTCTCAGACCTGCAgatggtccttggcttgagctACAACACCAACAACTCGGTCATGTcggaaaatatggaaattgacAGCAGCGTGCATG GTGCACGCCCCAAGTTTGGACGCCGACACAGTATGGAAAACATGGAACTTATGAAGTTAACACCTGAAAAG GTTCAGAACTGGAACAGCGAAATTCTGGCTACACAAAAACCTCTCCTTGCCAAACCTTCTGCAAAGCTCCTCTTTGTCAACAGACTGAAGGGGAAGAAATACAAAACCAGTTCCTCCACTAAGGTTCTCCAAGATGCCAGCAATGCCATTGAGCACCGAGCTCCGAGTTCTCAGAGG AAACTCAGCGCAGACACGGTCGGAGACGAAGGGTTTTTTGACCTCCTGAGCCGGTTCCAGAGCAGCCGGATGGACGACCAGCGCTGCTGCCTGCAGGAGAGCCGCGAGCCGGCCCCCAGCACGGCCCCCAGCGCTACCCCAGCCACGCCCCCGAGCGGGGCGCTGACAG CACCATCTGTCCCCACGGTGTCCCCCAACACGGATGAGTTCTTAGATCTCCTTGCCAGCTCGCAAAGCCGCCGGCTGGACGACCAGAGGGCCAGCTTCAGTAACCTCCCAGGCCTCCGTCTGACGCAGAACAACAGCCAGTCGGTCCTGGGCCACCTGATGACGAACGACAAGGAGCCTGATGAAGACTTCTTTGACATCCTCATCAAATGTCAA GGGTCCAGGTTAGATGACCAAAGATGTGCTCCACCACCTGCTGCCACAAAGGGACCAACGGTACCAGATGAGGACTTTTTTAGCCTTATTTTACGGTCTCAGGCGAAAAGGATGGACGAACAGCGAGTTCTTTTACAAAGAGATCAAAACAGAGAcactgactttgggctcaaggacTGTTTGCAAAGCAATGCTCTGctggaatttaaaaattaa